In Candidatus Methylomirabilota bacterium, one DNA window encodes the following:
- a CDS encoding response regulator, with protein sequence MSRRKRILVVEDVEFNRDLLVQLLEEDYEVLTATDGEEGIRLAERERPDAILMDLSLPGLDGWEATRRIKANPALRGIPIIALSAHAMMGDEEKARQSGCDDYLSKPLNEDLLFEKLAKLLGG encoded by the coding sequence GTGAGCCGGCGGAAGCGCATCCTCGTGGTCGAGGACGTCGAGTTCAACCGGGACCTGCTCGTACAGCTCCTGGAGGAGGATTACGAGGTGCTCACCGCCACCGATGGCGAGGAGGGCATCCGCCTGGCCGAGCGCGAGCGGCCGGATGCGATCCTCATGGATCTCTCGCTCCCCGGGCTCGACGGGTGGGAGGCGACGCGGCGGATCAAGGCCAACCCGGCGCTCCGCGGCATCCCCATCATCGCGCTCTCGGCTCACGCGATGATGGGCGACGAGGAGAAGGCGCGGCAGAGCGGCTGCGACGATTATCTGAGCAAGCCCCTCAACGAAGACCTGCTGTTCGAGAAGCTGGCCAAGCTCCTCGGCGGATGA